AGGAAGATGCCGTACACGCCCATGGAGGTCAGGGCCAGCAGCGCCAGAATCCCGGCGTCCAGGCTGTACACCCAGGGGTTCTCGCCGAACAGGCTCCCGGCGGGACCGGCCGGAATGCCGCCGAAGGCGGTCAGGGCCATGCCGATCGCGATGATGGGCGCCAGGGTGTACACCAGCTTGTCGGCCAGCGTGACGGTCACGTCTTCCTTGAAGATGCTCTTGATGGCGTCGGCGGCGGGTTGCAGCAGGCCCATGGGACCCACGCGGTTCGGGCCGGGGCGCAGCTGCATGCGGCCCAGCAGTCGGCGTTCGATCAGGGTCATGTACGCGAAGGTGGTCAGGAGGGCCAGGACGACCAGCACGGCCTTGAGCAGCGAGATCAGCAGGGTGGCGATGAGGTCCGGCATCAGTCGTCCCCTCCGGCGCGGGCGGGCGGCGCGGCGGGCGCCACGGGCAGTTGCCAGTCGCCCTGCACGAGCTCCTCGATGCGGTCCACCCAGGTGAGCCGCCGGGCGTGCATGCGCTCCGTCCAGAGTTTCGGCGTGTGCGGCGCGGCGGGCGCCGCGAAGGTCTGGTGGAAGGTGTGCAGCGCGCCGCGTGCGGGCAGGTCGGTCAGGTTCAGGCCCACCCGGTCGGCCAGCAGCGCGTGTGCGCCGCGCAGTCCGCGGGCGGGAGCCTTCACGCCCAGCGCCTCGGCCAGGGCGACCAGGGTGCGGATCAGGTCGGCGGCCTCACCGCTGCGGATGGCGGCCGGGTGCAGCGGCAGCAGGCGACCTTCGAGGTTCTGCACGGTGCCGCGCTTCTCGTAGTTCGTGAGGGCGGGCAGGACCACGTCCGCCAGTCGGGCGGTGGTGGTCAGGTGCGTGTCGTGCACGACCGTGAACCCGGCGGCGCGCACGCCGGGGTCCAGGCGACTGATGAACGCCGCAGGTGCCTCCTGCGCCCGCGAGAGCGGCAGGCCACCCGCGCGCGGCACGAGGTTCAGCGCCCCCAGCCCCCGGCTGTTCGCGGCGGCGGGAATGGCGATGACCTTCGCGCCGGTCCGGGCGGCGAGGTCCGACAGGTTCGCGCTGAACGACCCGCTCGCGCCGTTCAGGACGTCCGCGCCCAGGATGATCACGGGCCGCTCGGCGCCCTCCAGCAGTGCCAGGACGGCCCGGAGTTCATCGGTGTCCGGGTGGGTCAGGCGGGCCAGGGCGCCCCTGCCATTCGCGCTGACGCGGTGCCCGGCGTGCGCCCACAGGCGGCTCTCCTGGCCGATCACGGCCAGCCGCTCGGGCCTCCGGGCGGGGCGTTCCACGAGGCGCAGGTCCGCGATGGCCGTCCCGTGCGCGAACTCAGGCGGGATCAGGCCGCCGCGCAGCATCTCCAGGATGCGCAGTTCCAGCACGGGCGCTTCCTCGCCCAGGTCTGCGCCGATCACCACGACGGCGTCGGCGGTCGCCACGTCCGTCAGGGTCGCCTGCGGCGCCGTCACGCTCACCTCGTAGCGGGGGGAGTGATCCACGCTGCGCGCACCCGTCGCGGCGGCCAGGGCCTCCAGCGCCGCGCCCTCCTCCAGGGTGCTGTCCGCGCCCAGGTACAGCGCCACGTCTGCCGTGCGCATGCCCGAGAAGCCGCGCTTCATGGCGTCGATGGCGGCGTCCCAGGTGGCCGGAACCAGTTGCCCGTCCTCGTCGCGGATCAGGGGTGTGGTCAGGCGCTCCTCGCTGGCGAACACGTGCCCGAAGCGGCCCGCGTCGCAGATCCACGCCTCGTTCACGTCGCGGTTCTCGCCCGCCACGATGCGTTCCAGGCGGCCGTTGCGGGCGTCCACCGTGATCGAGCACCCGACCGGGCACAGCGTGCAGGTGGTGGGCGTGTGGTCGTACTCCCAGTTGCGGCCCCGGAAGCGCGCCACGTTGTCCAGCAGCGCCCCCACCGGGCAGATGTCCGTGATGTTCCCCGAGAAGCCCGTGGGCAGCCCGCCCTCCTGCGTGTCGATGAAGGTGTGCCCACCCCGCTCGATGAAGTCCAGCACCTCCTGGCCCGGCACCTCCTCGAAGTACCGCACGCACCGCTTGCAGTGAATGCAGCGTTCCTGATCTAGAATCACGAAATCAGACAGCGGGTAGTGCTTGTCCGCATGGCGCCGGTCGAAGCCGAAACGGCTGGCGCCGTACCCGTACTCGAACGCGCGGTCCTGCAACTCGCACGCGCCGCCCTTGTCGCAGGTGGGGCAGTCGAGCGGGTGGTTCAGCAGCGTGAATTCCATCATGCCCGCCTGCGCCTTCGCCACGACCTCGCTGGTTTTCGCGGTACGGATGTGCATGCCCTCGGTCGCCTGCATCGTGCAGGACGCCATCGGCTTGGGGAACCAGAAGATCTTCGGCGTGGCCGCGTCCCCCTCGCCCTCCATCACGAACGACCCGTCCGGGTTCTTGCGGGGCGAGCCGGACTCCACGAGGCACATGCGGCACGCGCCCACCGGACTTAAATACTTGTGCGCGCAGAAGTACGGCACGTCACCCCCCGACGAGAACACCGCGTCGATGGCGCTGGTACCGGCCGGGAGTTCGACTTCGATTCCATCCACATGAACTTTCACAGGGCCTCCCTTCGGTCGGCGCAGAAGGCTGAAGGCTGAAGGCCAGGGATCAAATCCGTCGTCATCTTCACCATCTGCCTTCTGCCATATGCCATCTGCCCGTTCACGCGTCCTTCCAACGTTTGCGCGCGGGGTACAGCGGCTGCTGCGTCGTCGCCAGCGCGTCGTATTCCTCGCGGAAGAGTTTGATGGAGCTCAGGACCGGGCCGAGGCAGGCGTCGGCCAGCGCGCAGAAGGAGCGGCCGCCGATGTTGTCGCTCATGTCGAGGATGAGTTGCACGTCGCCGGGCTGCCCGCGTCCGGTGACGAGTTTCTGGTACATGCGGGTCATCCAGCCGCTGATGCCCTCGCGGCAGGGGGTGCACTTGCCGCAGCTTTCGTGGCCGTAGAAGCGCACGAGGTTCCAGGTGGCGTTCACGATGCAGTCCGCCTTCGGGATCAGGGTCACGCCGCCGGTGCCGAGCATGCTGCCGGCGGCGGCAATCGCCTCGTAATCCATGGGCGTGTCGAGAATGGCGTCGGTCCAGGGCAGCATGGGGCAGCTGCTGCCGCCGGGAATGATGGCCTTCATCTCCTCGAGGGGGCCGCCTGCCCAGTCGTAGATGAGTTCGCGGAAGGTGGTGCCCAGCGGCAGTTCGTACACGCCGGGCCGCGCGACTGGCCCCGACACCTGGAAGAGTTTCATGCCCTTGCTCTTCTCGGTGCCCATGCCCGCGTGCCAGTCCGCGCCGTAGCGCAGGATCTGCGTGGCGGCGCAGAAGGTCTCGACGTTGTTGATGGTGGTGGGCAGCCCGTATAGGCCCGCCGCCGCCGGGAAGGGCGGTTTGAGGCGCGGGTTGGCGCGCAGGCCCTCCAGCGAGTTCATCAGCGCGGTTTCCTCGCCGCAGATGTACGCCCCGGCGCCCCGGTGCACGTACAGCTGGAAGTCGAAGCCGCTGCCCAGGATGTTCTGCCCCAGCAGCCCGGCCGCGCGGGCCTCGTGAATGGCGGCCCAGACGCGCTCGGCGGCATGCACGTACTCACCACGGATGTAGATGTAGCCCACAGAGGCGCGCATGGCGTACGCGGCGATGATCATCCCCTCGATCAGCTGGTGCGGGTCCTCACTCAGCAGGTAGCGGTCCTTGAAGGAGCCCGGTTCGGACTCGTCGGCATTGCAGATGATGTAGTGCGGCTTGCCGTCCTTCAGAGGCATGAACGACCACTTCAGGCCCGTCGCGAAGCCCGCGCCGCCGCGCCCGCGCAGGCCGGATTTCTTCACCTCGTCGATCACGGCGTCCGGCCCCATCGCAAAGGCACGTTTGACTGGTTCGTACCCGCCGTTCTCGCGGTAGTACGCGAGCGTCCAGCTTTCTGCCTGCCCAACGTGGGCGTACAGCGTCGGCGCGAAGCGTGGGTCTTTCGCGCTGGTGATCGGTTTGGGCGGCGTGGGGGCGGTGACGGTCACGCGTCACCTCCGGCCTGTCCGGGCAGGCGGTGCAGGCCCGTCACGCTCGACCCGACCGCCTGCCCGTTCGCCAGCACCTGCCGCCCGTCCGCGCCCACCGTGACCGGCACCGGGTTGTCCGGCAGCGGTTGCAGGTCGTTTCGCAGCGACTCCAGAATCCGCGCGCACTTACCCGGCCCCACGTTCTCGTAGTACCCGTCGTCGTTGATCTGCATCATCGGCGCGGTGCCGCACGAGCCCAGGCACTCGACCTTCTGCACGCTGAACCGCCCGTCCGCGCTGACCTCACCTGGCTGCACGTCCAGCGTCTCGACCAGGTGATCCCACAGCTCGTCCGACCCGGCCAGCGCGCACATCAGCGTGGAGCACACCTGCAGGTGATACCGCCCGGTCGGAACCGTGTGGTACGTGGAGTAGAAGCTCATGACCGAGCGCACCTCGGTCGCCGTCGTGCCGCACAACGCCGCGATCTCGGCCATGCGAGATTCGGACACGAAGCCCTCTGCGTCCTGCACCTCGCGCAGCAGCGGCATCAGCGCCGAGCGGCGGCCCTGCGGCGAATCCGGGTAACGGCTGAAAATATCCGCCACCAGTGGTTGTCTGTTTTCGAAATACGTCAAGGTGAGGACTCCTTACCGGTCCACGTCGCCCAGCACGGGGTCGATGGTTGCCAGGATGGTGATCAGGTCGGCGAACTGCACGCCGACGCAGGCATATTCGAGGGCCTGGAGGTTCACGAAGCTGGGCGCGCGGATCTTCACGCGATACGGCATGGAACCGCCGTCGCTGACGATGTAGTAGCCGACCTCGCCGCGCGCGCTCTCGACCGGCACGTATACCTCGCCCAGCGGCGGATGGAAGCCCTCGGTGACGAGTTTGAAGTGGTGGATGACCGCCTCCATGCTCGTCTCGAGTTCCGGGCGGGGCGGGAGGCTGATCTTGCGGTTGGGGTCCTTGACCGGGCCGGGCTTGAGGCGTTTCAGGCCCTGCCGCACGATCTTGATGCTCTCGCCGAATTCCAGGAGGCGCATGTTGAATCGCGCCAGACTGTCCCCGTCGGGGCTGGTGATGACGTTGAAGTCGTAGGTTTCGTAGCCGCAGTAGGGATTGTCCTTGCGGTGGTCGAGGGGCACGCCGCTGGCCCGCAGGTTAGGTCCGGTGAGGCCCAGGTCCAGGGCCACGTCGGGCGGGATCACACCGACCCCCTTGGCGCGGTCCAGGAAGATGGGGTTCTGCGCGAACAGGGTGGTGTACTCGGTGACGCCGCGTTCCATCTGATCCAGGAATTTCTCGACGCGGGGCGCCCAGTCGTCGGGAATATCGCGGCTGAGGCCGCCCACCCGGAAGTACCCCTGGTTCATGCGGTAGCCGCACACCGCCTCGAACAGGTCCTGCAGGGCTTCTTTCTCGCGGAAGGCGTAGAAGAACGGCGTCAGGGCGCCCAGGTCGAGCAGGCCGGTGCCGACGAACACGAGGTGACTGTGGATGCGTCCGAGTTCGTGCAGGATGACGCGCACGGTCGTGGCGCGCTCGGGCACGTCCGCCCCGAGGAGTTTCTCGACGCTCAGGACGTACGCGAGTTCATGCCCGAAGCAGTGCAGGTAGTCGGTGCGGGGCGCGTACGTGACGCCCTGCTGGTACGTGCGGTTCTCGAAGGTCTTCTCGAAGCCGGTGTGCAGGTACCCCATGTGCGGGGTGACTTTCACGACGTCCTCGCCGTCCATGTCCACCACGAGCCGCAACACGCCGTGCGTGCTGGGGTGCTGCGGGCCGACGTTCAGGCTCATGATCTGCGTGTGCATCTGCCCTTCGGCAGGCGCGGCGGGGCGTTCGGGGGCGGTGGTCACGGCGCACCTCCGGTGCGGGTGATGGGTGATGGGTGATGGGTGATGGAAGCAAGCAGGGCAGACTGCCCCTGTTCCATCAACTGGTTCCTGTCGACCATCAACCTCATTTCGGCCCTCCTTCCGGCATGACAGGTGGGGTGCGGTCGTCACCCTGGCCGCGCCTCAGTTCGCCGCGGTAGCCGGTGAGGCCGCCGGTCTGTCCGGTCAGGCCGGCGCGGAAGGCGGCGGGGTCCAGGAACCGGCCGTCGCGGAACAGGGTGGGCGTCTCGCCCAGCGGGAAGTCCTTGCGCAGCGGGTGCCCTTCCAGGTCGTCGGGCGTGAGGACTTTACGCAGGTCGGGGTGGCCGGTGAAGGGCACGCCGATCAGGTCGTACACCTCGCGTTCCAGGTAGTTGGCGGCCCGCCAGACGGGGTACAGGCTGGCCAGGGGTTCGCCGTCGTCCAGCCAGACGCGCAGGAACAGCCGGCGGTGGTCGCGGGGCTGGTAGATGTTGTGCAGCACGGCGAAGCGCTTGGGGCGGCGTTCTGGGTAGGTGCTGTAGTCCAGGCCGACGGTGTCCATCAGCATGAAGCCGCGTTCCCTGAGGGCGCGGGCGACGCGCAGCAGGTC
The DNA window shown above is from Deinococcus sp. LM3 and carries:
- the nuoG gene encoding NADH-quinone oxidoreductase subunit NuoG — translated: MKVHVDGIEVELPAGTSAIDAVFSSGGDVPYFCAHKYLSPVGACRMCLVESGSPRKNPDGSFVMEGEGDAATPKIFWFPKPMASCTMQATEGMHIRTAKTSEVVAKAQAGMMEFTLLNHPLDCPTCDKGGACELQDRAFEYGYGASRFGFDRRHADKHYPLSDFVILDQERCIHCKRCVRYFEEVPGQEVLDFIERGGHTFIDTQEGGLPTGFSGNITDICPVGALLDNVARFRGRNWEYDHTPTTCTLCPVGCSITVDARNGRLERIVAGENRDVNEAWICDAGRFGHVFASEERLTTPLIRDEDGQLVPATWDAAIDAMKRGFSGMRTADVALYLGADSTLEEGAALEALAAATGARSVDHSPRYEVSVTAPQATLTDVATADAVVVIGADLGEEAPVLELRILEMLRGGLIPPEFAHGTAIADLRLVERPARRPERLAVIGQESRLWAHAGHRVSANGRGALARLTHPDTDELRAVLALLEGAERPVIILGADVLNGASGSFSANLSDLAARTGAKVIAIPAAANSRGLGALNLVPRAGGLPLSRAQEAPAAFISRLDPGVRAAGFTVVHDTHLTTTARLADVVLPALTNYEKRGTVQNLEGRLLPLHPAAIRSGEAADLIRTLVALAEALGVKAPARGLRGAHALLADRVGLNLTDLPARGALHTFHQTFAAPAAPHTPKLWTERMHARRLTWVDRIEELVQGDWQLPVAPAAPPARAGGDD
- a CDS encoding NADH-quinone oxidoreductase subunit C; translated protein: MDPLNPTGARPMGREGAAQSSASAAPVVTPAPPAPAAPSRDVSPLIRELGLTEDHAAEPTALVTPDDLLRVARALRERGFMLMDTVGLDYSTYPERRPKRFAVLHNIYQPRDHRRLFLRVWLDDGEPLASLYPVWRAANYLEREVYDLIGVPFTGHPDLRKVLTPDDLEGHPLRKDFPLGETPTLFRDGRFLDPAAFRAGLTGQTGGLTGYRGELRRGQGDDRTPPVMPEGGPK
- the nuoF gene encoding NADH-quinone oxidoreductase subunit NuoF codes for the protein MTVTAPTPPKPITSAKDPRFAPTLYAHVGQAESWTLAYYRENGGYEPVKRAFAMGPDAVIDEVKKSGLRGRGGAGFATGLKWSFMPLKDGKPHYIICNADESEPGSFKDRYLLSEDPHQLIEGMIIAAYAMRASVGYIYIRGEYVHAAERVWAAIHEARAAGLLGQNILGSGFDFQLYVHRGAGAYICGEETALMNSLEGLRANPRLKPPFPAAAGLYGLPTTINNVETFCAATQILRYGADWHAGMGTEKSKGMKLFQVSGPVARPGVYELPLGTTFRELIYDWAGGPLEEMKAIIPGGSSCPMLPWTDAILDTPMDYEAIAAAGSMLGTGGVTLIPKADCIVNATWNLVRFYGHESCGKCTPCREGISGWMTRMYQKLVTGRGQPGDVQLILDMSDNIGGRSFCALADACLGPVLSSIKLFREEYDALATTQQPLYPARKRWKDA
- the nuoE gene encoding NADH-quinone oxidoreductase subunit NuoE; amino-acid sequence: MTYFENRQPLVADIFSRYPDSPQGRRSALMPLLREVQDAEGFVSESRMAEIAALCGTTATEVRSVMSFYSTYHTVPTGRYHLQVCSTLMCALAGSDELWDHLVETLDVQPGEVSADGRFSVQKVECLGSCGTAPMMQINDDGYYENVGPGKCARILESLRNDLQPLPDNPVPVTVGADGRQVLANGQAVGSSVTGLHRLPGQAGGDA
- the nuoD gene encoding NADH dehydrogenase (quinone) subunit D is translated as MHTQIMSLNVGPQHPSTHGVLRLVVDMDGEDVVKVTPHMGYLHTGFEKTFENRTYQQGVTYAPRTDYLHCFGHELAYVLSVEKLLGADVPERATTVRVILHELGRIHSHLVFVGTGLLDLGALTPFFYAFREKEALQDLFEAVCGYRMNQGYFRVGGLSRDIPDDWAPRVEKFLDQMERGVTEYTTLFAQNPIFLDRAKGVGVIPPDVALDLGLTGPNLRASGVPLDHRKDNPYCGYETYDFNVITSPDGDSLARFNMRLLEFGESIKIVRQGLKRLKPGPVKDPNRKISLPPRPELETSMEAVIHHFKLVTEGFHPPLGEVYVPVESARGEVGYYIVSDGGSMPYRVKIRAPSFVNLQALEYACVGVQFADLITILATIDPVLGDVDR